The DNA region GGGTAATGGCGATGGAACCTTCCAGAGTGCGGTTAACCATGCCGCCGGAGATAATCCTGTCTCTGTTTTCTCGATTGATCTTAACAGTGATGGTCACAATGATCTGGCCACAGCGAACTATAGCTCTGACAATGTTTCGATACTGCTGGGTAATGGCGATGGAACCTTCCAGGGTGCGTTTAACTATGCCGCCGGAGATCGCCCTGTCTCTGTTTTCTCGATTGATTTTGACGGCGATGGGGACAATGATCTGGCGACTGCAAACATAGACTCTGACGATGTTTCGATACTGCTGAATGAAACGATAACGGACATCGATGGCGATGGGATAAGCGACGACGATGATAACTGTCCAACCGATTATAACCCCGGACAGGAAGATACTGACGGTGACTTGATAGGTGATGCCTGTGACCTTGACGACGACAACGATGGTGTCGAAGACCTTGTAGATTTAGACCCGCTCGACCCCAGTGTATGTACCGATGCCGATTCAGACGGGTGTGATGACTGCACAATAGGTACTGATGGCTTCGGTCCCTTAGCAGATAATGACCCTGCCAACGACGGATTAGATACAGATGCTGATGGTATCTGTGATGCTGGCGACCCTGACGACGATAACGATGGCGTTTCGGATGCTCTCGATCCAAACGACACTGATCCCGATATTTGTGGTGATGCTGATTCCGACGGTTGTGATGATTGTACTATAGGTACTGACGACTTTGGCCCCTTAGCAGATAATGATCCTGCCAACGACGGCATGGATACAGACGCTGATGGTATCT from Candidatus Zixiibacteriota bacterium includes:
- a CDS encoding VCBS repeat-containing protein, whose protein sequence is GNGDGTFQSAVNHAAGDNPVSVFSIDLNSDGHNDLATANYSSDNVSILLGNGDGTFQGAFNYAAGDRPVSVFSIDFDGDGDNDLATANIDSDDVSILLNETITDIDGDGISDDDDNCPTDYNPGQEDTDGDLIGDACDLDDDNDGVEDLVDLDPLDPSVCTDADSDGCDDCTIGTDGFGPLADNDPANDGLDTDADGICDAGDPDDDNDGVSDALDPNDTDPDICGDADSDGCDDCTIGTDDFGPLADNDPANDGMDTDADGICDAGDNCPDSANTDQSDVDSDTIGDACDNCPDSVNTDQSDVDGDTVGDACDNCPDDPNPDQLDTNGDGVGDECCCIGLRGNVDYVLPDEINIADLTYLVAYLFTGGPPSECEEETDIDGNDEINIADLTYLVSYLFTGGPAPVVCP